A window of Mixophyes fleayi isolate aMixFle1 chromosome 10, aMixFle1.hap1, whole genome shotgun sequence contains these coding sequences:
- the LOC142103458 gene encoding speedy protein 1-B-like: MDKRTTEEKLKPAKQIKLQEDQSQHYSADHSPSPGQEENTAFYKLLENKVIQDFLCADACMKISDKYLIAMVFAYFKRAGLYISEYTPLNFFIAL; the protein is encoded by the exons ATGGACAAGAG GACAACAGAAGAGAAGCTGAAACCTGCCAAGCAAATAAAACTACAGGAAGACCAAAGCCAACATTACAGCGCGGACCACTCTCCTAGCCCAGGACAAGAGGAGAACACTGCATTTTACAAACTGCTGG AAAATAAAGTGATCCAGGACTTCCTATGTGCGGATGCCTGCATGAAGATCTCGGACAAG TACCTCATCGCTATGGTATTTGCATACTTTAAGAGGGCAGGCTTATATATCAGCGAATATACACCATTGAATTTTTTTATTGCCCTGTAA
- the LOC142103456 gene encoding speedy protein 1-B-like, giving the protein MPALNYSCVFHRYLANDMEEEEDNYHYEIFPWALGKTWIQHFRLFVNLRTKLFAQMKYRAVVSRRHCNEIMALDPTHSVWLRNRSVHHSGANKNLEYNFYPLGPGFNPATCSRCMGDPESAASTGSMPQVQQQTLKHGRSFEWQL; this is encoded by the exons ATGCCAGCATTGAACTACTCTTGTGTTTTCCATAGGTACCTTGCAAATGACATGGAAGAAGAAGAGGACAATTACCATTATGAAATATTCCCATGGGCACTGGGAAAGACATGGATACAACACTTCCGTCTCTTTGTGAATCTAAGAACAAAACTATTTGCTCAAATGAAGTACAGAGCAGTCGTCAGCAGACGTCATTGCAATGAG atcATGGCGTTAGACCCAACCCATTCTGTATGGCTTAGAAACCGCTCAGTACATCATAGTGGTGCCAACAAGAACTTGGAATATAATTTCTACCCACTAGGGCCGGGGTTCAACCCGGCCACCTGTTCCCGGTGCATGGGTGATCCTGAGAGTGCAGCCTCCACTGGCTCCATGCCACAGG ttcaacaacaaaCTCTGAAGCATGGAAGAAGCTTTGAGTGGCAATTATAA